The nucleotide window ACAAACTCACTTTCTCATTGGGTACAGTAAATGTGCCGGGCTTTTGAACCTCGCCTAAAACTGTGATACGAAAATTTGCATATCTTACAATTACGGTTGGATTTTTATAAAAATTTTCCGCCCTTTTGGTAACCAGATCTTTAGCTTGAGCTGTGTTAAGCCCCGCCAGCATAATATCACCCAATACAGGAATAGTCACAATACCTTTTTTATTAACCAGATAGCCATAAATAGCAGCTTGATTACCAGTTATTGCATTTGATGACACAATAGACGTTGTTGAATTTATGGTTTGATTATTAACACTATTAATTGTTGTACCCGCCAAAGGGTCAACAGTTTGTATAGCTATATAAAGAATATCATCAGATTGGATAACAGGTTCTTTGTATATGGCTTCAGCTATATTAGTTGATTTTGTAGTATCAGGTATATCTTCAAAATACTTATAGTTTTTTAATGAGCTGCATGAAAACATGCTGATTGAAAGAATACTGATTACGAAAACAAAAAAGAAAGTTTTTCTCATAATTAAAATATGAAACAAATTATCGAAACAAAAATAATTGTATAATTAATATTATTATTTTATTGAAAATTTATAAAATTACTGATTCCATTTTTGTTTTGATGATGATTTCAGATAATCTTTTATAATAAATAAAAACCCCACAAGTATTATAAATATGGGCCATAGGTGAAGTATATCAGAAAAATTTTGTAAAAAATCAAAAGATAGGTCGAAAGAATATATACAGGTAATTACCCCTAAAATCATTAAAGCTACTCCAATCAGTTTTGAACTGCTATCGCCATTTTTTTTTGATCTATTGTTAGATGCCCTGTGGCTTCGGCTCCGGCTTTTATTCTTATCACTACGGGTGACGCTCATAATTATAATAAATATTAGTAGCTATTAAACTATTGATCTAATTATGCCTGCCCCATTGTTCCACCAAAATTCATCGGGAAACCAGCAGGTTCGGTCTGTATTTTTATACGGCCATTTACAGCTTCAAATTTTTCAATATTATCTTCAAGCGCGGTTAATAACCGTTTCGCATGTTCGGGGGTTAAAATAATACGCGATTTAACCTTGGCCTTGGGT belongs to Mucilaginibacter boryungensis and includes:
- a CDS encoding DUF3467 domain-containing protein, yielding MEEQNENQLNIELSEEVAEGIYSNLAIITHSNSEFVLDFIRVMPGVPKAKVKSRIILTPEHAKRLLTALEDNIEKFEAVNGRIKIQTEPAGFPMNFGGTMGQA
- a CDS encoding polysaccharide biosynthesis/export family protein; amino-acid sequence: MRKTFFFVFVISILSISMFSCSSLKNYKYFEDIPDTTKSTNIAEAIYKEPVIQSDDILYIAIQTVDPLAGTTINSVNNQTINSTTSIVSSNAITGNQAAIYGYLVNKKGIVTIPVLGDIMLAGLNTAQAKDLVTKRAENFYKNPTVIVRYANFRITVLGEVQKPGTFTVPNEKVSLLDALGYAGDLTIYGRRDNILLLRRKDDGTTLAVRLNINNSSVLKSSYFYLQQNDEIYIEPAKTKITGSDASQARNITIVTSALTVLIVLITRIK